AGCGCCGGCCCGCCCCCGCCAAGCGCCGCGAAGGCCGCCTCCAGCGGCGCGGGATCGGGTTTGTGCACCGGCAGGCTGTCGCCGCCGTAGATGCAGCCGAAGTAGCGGGCAAGGCCAAGGTGGTCGAGCACCGCATGGGTCGGCTCCAGCGGTTTGTTGGTGCAGATCCCCAGCGCGTGGCCCCGGGCCACCAGCGCGTCCAGCGCGTCGACCACGCCCGGGTAGGGCCGCGTCAGGGTGACGGCGCCGCGATAGCGTTCCATGAACGCGGCGTGCAGGGGCTCTTGTTCGCTGTCTGGTATGTCGCGGGCGCGGCGCATCTTCTGCACGAAGACCTTGACGCCGTTGCCGATGAAACCGCGCGCCTCTGCCAGTGTGATGGGCGCGCAGCCCTGTTCCTGAAGCAGCGCGTTGGCGATGCCCTGCAGGTCGGGGACGCTGTCGATCAGGGTTCCGTCAAGGTCGAAGACGATACGGGCTGTCATGCGGCTCTCCATTTGATTGAACATCCCACCGAGGGCACCTGCGCGCGCGGGCCTTCGCCGGTTTCGGCCACCTGTTTCATGGCCTCGTAAAGGTCGCGGCGGGCGCCCTTTTCGGCGGCCCTCCCCGAGGCGTCGAGGCGGCCCCGGTATTGCAGGCCCAGCCCGGCGTCGAAGCCGAAGAAATCCGGTGTGCAGGTGGCGCCATAGGCGCCGGCGACGGACTGGGTCTCGTCGTGCAGGTAGGGGAAGGGGAAGGCGCGGGCCTGCGCCATCGCCTGCATGGCCGGGAAGCTGTCGGCGGGATGGCTGGTCGCGTCGTTGGAGCAGATCGCCGCCACGCCGATGCCGAGCGCCCGCAGGTCGCGCGCATCGCGGATGATGCGGTCGAGCACCGCAATGACATAGGGGCAATTGTTGCAGATGAAGAGGATCAGCGTGCCGCTGTCGCCCCGGATGTCGGAGAGCGCATAGGTCTGGCCGTCGGTGGCGGGCAGCGAGAAATCGGGTGCCGGCCAGCCGAAGTCGCAGAGCGGAGGGGAGACGGCCATGGGGTGCTCCTTCTGTGCGGGTGCCGGGGCAGGGCTGTTGCGCGGGCCGGGCCGAAGCCCGGGCAGGGGGATGCGGCGCTGCCCTGCCGCCGGTTCACGGCGGTCAGGGGCCGGAGCGGAGGGCAGGGTCGCGTGGCGCGCCCGGTCAGGCGGCCTTCTGGCCTGCCGTGGCGGCGGCGCGGATGGCGGCGATGTTCTCTCCGTAGACGCCCGGGGTGTCGACCGAGCCGCCGCGGAAAACCGCGGACCCGGCGACAAGGGAATCCGCCCCCGCCTCTGCCACCAGCGGTGCCGTCACCGGGTCGATGCCGCCGTCGACCTGGATATGGATCGGGCGGTCGCCGATGGCGGCACGGATGG
This region of Ponticoccus alexandrii genomic DNA includes:
- a CDS encoding thioredoxin family protein; the protein is MAVSPPLCDFGWPAPDFSLPATDGQTYALSDIRGDSGTLILFICNNCPYVIAVLDRIIRDARDLRALGIGVAAICSNDATSHPADSFPAMQAMAQARAFPFPYLHDETQSVAGAYGATCTPDFFGFDAGLGLQYRGRLDASGRAAEKGARRDLYEAMKQVAETGEGPRAQVPSVGCSIKWRAA
- the gph gene encoding phosphoglycolate phosphatase (PGP is an essential enzyme in the glycolate salvage pathway in higher organisms (photorespiration in plants). Phosphoglycolate results from the oxidase activity of RubisCO in the Calvin cycle when concentrations of carbon dioxide are low relative to oxygen. This enzyme is a member of the Haloacid Dehalogenase (HAD) superfamily of aspartate-nucleophile hydrolase enzymes (PF00702).) — encoded protein: MTARIVFDLDGTLIDSVPDLQGIANALLQEQGCAPITLAEARGFIGNGVKVFVQKMRRARDIPDSEQEPLHAAFMERYRGAVTLTRPYPGVVDALDALVARGHALGICTNKPLEPTHAVLDHLGLARYFGCIYGGDSLPVHKPDPAPLEAAFAALGGGGPALYIGDSEVDAETAVNADVPFLLFTEGYRKGPVAAMPHRLAFADWTDLPDLVAGLPER